A single genomic interval of Alistipes provencensis harbors:
- a CDS encoding acyltransferase family protein, whose product MLLSGRIPYIDALRGFAILLVIAGHVIQTLYGTDGLVFRCIYSFHMPLFMFLSGFVSYKTTTWKSVGKRFLQLIIPFFCYNVIAFFVDGSAGISLREFAVFNLRIILRPDLGLWFLWVLFFIHTLFICCRKTAAALKIDERIIVLAILGGLNFIELITRTDLLGFHWIAWYFIFFSAGVYIRPFSQTKHVGLDQVLLTGSAVLFPVCVYFFRLQMCITPPQVLPGIDLEPYLSIFYRLWVAALGIVLFYEIFKWTVTVGTSYCAKILIALGRETLGLYFVHCLIINLAIAPFVSGLGLIPVWTVLTIGVVLTAVSYLIVKLLRRNRLTRLLVLGDYICCKK is encoded by the coding sequence ATGTTATTGTCGGGTCGCATTCCTTATATTGATGCTTTGCGAGGTTTTGCCATTTTGCTGGTGATTGCAGGGCATGTTATTCAGACATTGTACGGAACAGATGGCCTTGTCTTTCGCTGCATTTATAGCTTTCATATGCCGTTATTCATGTTTCTTAGTGGATTTGTAAGTTATAAGACTACGACATGGAAGAGTGTTGGAAAACGATTTTTACAGTTGATCATCCCCTTTTTTTGCTACAATGTGATCGCTTTTTTTGTAGATGGTTCTGCCGGAATTTCGCTTCGTGAGTTTGCAGTATTTAATCTCCGGATTATTTTACGTCCCGATTTAGGTCTTTGGTTCTTGTGGGTCCTGTTTTTTATCCATACTCTTTTTATTTGTTGCCGAAAAACGGCGGCAGCTCTTAAGATTGATGAACGGATAATTGTGCTGGCGATTCTTGGTGGATTGAATTTTATCGAACTGATTACCCGTACAGATCTTTTGGGTTTTCATTGGATTGCGTGGTATTTTATCTTTTTTTCTGCTGGCGTTTATATCAGACCGTTCAGTCAGACGAAGCATGTCGGTCTCGACCAAGTCTTGCTTACAGGGAGCGCAGTTCTGTTTCCCGTATGTGTCTATTTCTTCCGGTTACAGATGTGTATTACCCCCCCCCAAGTATTACCGGGTATTGATTTAGAACCCTATTTATCAATCTTTTATCGTTTATGGGTCGCTGCGTTGGGGATTGTTTTGTTCTATGAAATTTTTAAATGGACGGTGACGGTGGGGACAAGTTATTGCGCTAAAATACTTATTGCTTTGGGTCGGGAGACATTGGGGCTTTATTTTGTCCATTGTCTTATTATCAATCTTGCAATAGCACCTTTTGTCAGCGGCTTGGGGTTGATCCCGGTCTGGACCGTGCTAACAATAGGTGTGGTTCTGACTGCCGTGAGTTATTTGATTGTAAAATTATTGCGCCGTAATCGCCTCACGCGACTACTCGTTTTAGGAGATTATATATGCTGCAAAAAATAG
- a CDS encoding S-adenosylmethionine:tRNA ribosyltransferase-isomerase, translating into MERHIDINRFDYDLPDERIAKFPLAERSASKLLVYRGGEISERHFADIGDVLPAGELLVFNNTKVIRARIIMHKPSGARIEVFCLEPHDPADYERAFAVTGGCAWSCIVGNRKKWKEGYVEINFDCEGRAEHLRAWIAEDHGRECVVRFEWSAPMTFGQLLEYLGRIPIPPYLNRESEEIDNTRYQTVYSKFEGSVAAPTAGLHFTPGLIGAMEARGFGFEEVTLHVGAGTFLPVKDDDAAKHPMHTEHFEVRRATVARLVEKWGHITAVGTTSVRTLESLAALAWRIHTAGTPDAGRVIGQWELYDIPADYSGRDALVELLAYMDANGIDRLKASTQIMITPLGYEFRIVRNIVTNFHQPKSTLLLLVSAFVGDDWHRIYDYALGHDFRFLSYGDSSVLMRE; encoded by the coding sequence ATGGAACGACATATTGATATCAACCGCTTCGATTACGACCTCCCGGACGAGCGGATCGCCAAATTCCCCCTCGCCGAGCGCAGCGCTTCGAAGCTGCTCGTCTACCGGGGCGGCGAAATTTCCGAACGGCATTTCGCCGACATCGGCGACGTGCTGCCCGCGGGCGAACTGCTGGTCTTCAACAACACGAAGGTCATCCGGGCGCGGATCATCATGCACAAGCCTTCGGGGGCGCGGATCGAGGTCTTTTGTCTTGAACCGCACGACCCGGCCGATTACGAGCGGGCGTTCGCCGTCACGGGCGGATGCGCGTGGTCGTGCATCGTGGGCAACCGCAAGAAGTGGAAAGAGGGGTATGTGGAGATCAATTTCGACTGCGAAGGGCGCGCCGAACACCTTCGGGCATGGATTGCCGAGGATCACGGCCGTGAATGCGTCGTGCGTTTCGAATGGAGCGCCCCGATGACTTTCGGGCAGTTGCTGGAATACCTCGGGCGGATTCCGATCCCGCCCTACCTGAACCGCGAGAGCGAGGAGATCGACAATACGCGCTACCAGACGGTCTATTCGAAGTTCGAGGGATCGGTGGCGGCGCCGACGGCGGGCCTGCACTTTACGCCCGGGCTGATCGGGGCGATGGAGGCCCGCGGATTCGGATTCGAGGAGGTGACGCTCCATGTCGGGGCAGGGACGTTCCTGCCCGTGAAGGACGACGATGCCGCGAAGCATCCGATGCACACCGAGCATTTCGAGGTGCGCCGTGCGACGGTCGCCCGCCTCGTGGAAAAGTGGGGGCACATCACCGCCGTGGGAACCACCTCGGTCCGGACGCTTGAGTCGCTCGCGGCCCTTGCATGGCGCATCCATACCGCCGGGACGCCCGATGCCGGGCGGGTGATCGGCCAATGGGAACTCTACGACATTCCGGCCGATTATTCGGGCCGCGATGCCTTGGTGGAACTGCTCGCTTATATGGATGCGAACGGAATCGACCGCCTGAAAGCCTCGACGCAGATCATGATTACGCCGCTGGGCTACGAGTTCCGCATCGTGCGCAACATCGTCACCAATTTCCACCAGCCCAAATCGACCCTGCTGCTGCTGGTCTCGGCATTCGTGGGCGACGACTGGCACCGGATTTACGACTATGCCCTCGGCCATGATTTCCGGTTCCTGAGCTACGGCGACTCGTCGGTGCTGATGCGGGAATAA
- a CDS encoding peptide chain release factor 3, translating to MTLQEEITRRRTFAVIAHPDAGKTTLTEKLLLFGGAIHVAGAVKSNKIKKGATSDFMEIERQRGISVATAVMGFEYQGCKINILDTPGHEDFAEDTYRTLTAVDSVIIVIDGAKGVESQTRKLMAVCRMRKTPVIVFINKLDRPSKEPFDLLDEVEKELQIRVRPLAFPISNGPTFKGVYNLYEKNLSLFTSDEKLTADASTAEISDLASQELDGYIGEKFADLLRQDVELVEGVYDQFDREAYLRGELAPVFFGSAVNNFGVRELLDCFVRIAPSPRPAPTETRAVEPGEPKMTGFVFKIHANMDPNHRDRIAFLKICSGTFERNKNYLHVRSGKQLKFSSPTAFMAEKKSVIDFAYPGDIVGLHDTGNFKIGDTFTEGEKLRFTGIPSFAPEQFRYIENADPLKFKQLAKGVDQLMDEGVAQLFTSALNGRKIIGTVGALQFEVIQYRLEHEYNAACRWEPISIYKACWIDSDNAAQLADFKRRKHTNMAVDKHGRDVFLADTSYGLALAQENFKDIRFHFTSEF from the coding sequence ATGACATTACAGGAAGAAATAACCCGGCGGCGGACCTTCGCCGTCATCGCCCACCCCGACGCGGGCAAGACCACCCTTACCGAGAAACTGCTGCTGTTCGGCGGCGCCATCCATGTGGCCGGAGCCGTCAAGAGCAACAAGATCAAGAAGGGCGCGACGTCCGACTTCATGGAGATCGAACGCCAGCGAGGCATCTCGGTGGCCACGGCCGTCATGGGCTTCGAATACCAAGGCTGCAAGATCAACATCCTCGACACCCCGGGCCACGAGGATTTCGCCGAGGACACCTACCGCACGCTGACGGCCGTGGATTCGGTCATCATCGTGATCGACGGCGCCAAGGGCGTCGAGTCCCAGACCCGCAAGCTGATGGCGGTCTGCCGCATGCGCAAAACCCCCGTGATCGTCTTCATCAACAAGCTGGACCGCCCCTCGAAGGAGCCGTTCGACCTGCTGGACGAGGTGGAGAAGGAGTTGCAGATCCGCGTGCGGCCGCTGGCTTTCCCGATCTCGAACGGCCCCACCTTCAAGGGCGTCTACAACCTTTACGAAAAGAACCTCTCGCTCTTTACGTCGGACGAGAAACTGACGGCCGACGCATCGACGGCCGAAATCTCGGACCTCGCGTCGCAGGAGCTGGACGGTTACATCGGCGAAAAATTCGCCGACCTGCTGCGGCAGGACGTCGAGCTGGTCGAGGGCGTCTACGACCAGTTCGACCGCGAAGCCTACCTGCGCGGCGAACTGGCCCCGGTCTTCTTCGGCTCGGCGGTCAACAACTTCGGCGTCCGCGAACTGCTGGACTGCTTCGTGCGCATCGCCCCCTCGCCGCGTCCGGCCCCGACCGAAACCCGGGCGGTGGAGCCCGGGGAGCCGAAAATGACCGGCTTCGTCTTCAAGATCCACGCCAACATGGACCCCAACCACCGCGACCGCATCGCGTTCCTGAAGATTTGCTCCGGCACGTTCGAACGCAATAAGAACTACCTGCATGTGCGCAGCGGCAAGCAGTTGAAATTCTCTTCGCCGACAGCCTTCATGGCCGAGAAAAAGTCGGTGATCGACTTCGCCTACCCGGGCGACATCGTGGGCCTGCACGACACGGGCAATTTCAAGATCGGCGACACCTTCACCGAGGGCGAAAAGCTCCGTTTCACGGGCATTCCGTCGTTCGCCCCCGAGCAGTTCCGCTACATCGAGAATGCCGACCCACTGAAGTTCAAACAGTTGGCCAAGGGCGTCGACCAATTGATGGACGAGGGCGTGGCGCAGTTGTTCACAAGCGCCCTCAACGGCCGCAAGATCATCGGCACGGTGGGTGCGCTGCAATTCGAAGTGATTCAGTACCGTCTGGAACACGAGTACAACGCCGCATGCCGCTGGGAGCCGATCTCGATCTACAAAGCCTGCTGGATCGACAGCGACAACGCCGCGCAACTGGCCGACTTCAAACGCCGCAAGCACACCAACATGGCTGTCGACAAGCACGGCCGCGACGTATTCCTCGCCGACACGAGCTACGGGCTCGCCCTCGCGCAGGAGAATTTCAAGGACATCCGCTTCCACTTCACCTCAGAGTTCTAA
- the gmd gene encoding GDP-mannose 4,6-dehydratase, with translation MKTALITGITGQDGSFLAEFLLQKGYDVHGTIRRSSVDFRERIAHLEGLPHFHLHYADLGDSMSLLQVIGKIRPDEIYNLAAQSHVQVSFDAPEFTADVDATGVLRILEAVRQCGLADTCRIYQASTSELYGKVEEVPQNENTPFHPYSPYAVAKLYGYWIVKEYREAYGMFCCSGILFNHESERRGETFVTRKITLAAARIAQGKQDKLYLGNLSSLRDWGYAKDYVECMWLILQNKTPEDFVIATGEQHSVREFCYLAFKYAGIELEFVGEGEDEKGIDKATGKVLVEVSPDFYRPTDVVNLWGDPTKAKAELGWNPTRTSFEQLVRIMVDADMAKVAVERAGEEIRTNLAEYLEKGIVK, from the coding sequence ATGAAGACCGCATTAATTACGGGTATTACAGGTCAGGACGGATCGTTTCTGGCGGAGTTTTTATTGCAAAAAGGCTATGACGTGCATGGCACCATACGTCGTTCCTCCGTAGATTTTCGGGAGCGGATTGCCCATTTGGAGGGTCTGCCGCATTTCCATCTGCACTATGCCGATCTGGGTGACTCGATGAGTCTGTTGCAGGTCATTGGCAAGATCCGTCCGGATGAAATCTATAACCTTGCAGCCCAAAGTCATGTTCAGGTGTCGTTCGACGCTCCGGAGTTTACAGCCGATGTCGACGCCACGGGCGTACTGCGCATTCTGGAAGCCGTGCGTCAATGCGGTCTTGCCGATACATGTCGCATTTATCAGGCCTCGACCTCGGAACTCTACGGCAAGGTGGAGGAAGTACCGCAGAATGAAAACACCCCGTTCCATCCTTACTCGCCTTATGCCGTGGCGAAACTCTACGGCTACTGGATCGTCAAGGAGTACCGCGAGGCCTACGGAATGTTTTGCTGCTCGGGTATCCTGTTCAACCATGAATCGGAACGTAGGGGTGAAACGTTCGTGACCCGCAAGATCACCCTCGCCGCCGCCCGCATCGCTCAAGGAAAGCAGGATAAATTGTATTTGGGCAACTTGTCGTCGCTCCGCGATTGGGGCTATGCCAAAGACTATGTAGAATGTATGTGGCTGATTCTCCAAAACAAGACGCCGGAAGATTTCGTCATCGCCACGGGTGAGCAACATTCCGTGCGGGAATTTTGCTACCTTGCATTCAAATATGCCGGCATTGAATTGGAGTTTGTCGGCGAGGGCGAAGATGAAAAGGGAATCGACAAAGCTACGGGCAAGGTACTGGTCGAGGTTTCACCGGACTTCTATCGACCGACGGATGTAGTAAATCTCTGGGGAGACCCGACCAAAGCGAAGGCCGAACTGGGCTGGAACCCGACCCGGACAAGTTTCGAACAACTGGTTCGAATCATGGTCGATGCCGATATGGCGAAGGTGGCTGTGGAACGAGCCGGTGAGGAGATACGGACAAACCTCGCCGAGTATCTCGAAAAGGGCATTGTAAAATAG
- a CDS encoding pirin family protein, with product MKKTIHRAGTRGYADHGWLQTHHTFSFAGYYDHTRVHFGALRVLNDDTVAPGEGFGTHPHDNMEIVSIVLSGALKHGDSMGHMKILEPGDIQVMSAGTGITHSEMNASREEPAKFLQIWVLTDADNHTPRYNQIELLPGKRNELRLIVGPESHGSEHVGWIHQKAWFYTLGLDAGHETEYRMNLHGNGAYVFVVEGRVEVAGEELGPRDGMGIEDADDFRIKASEDAKVLIIEVPMEV from the coding sequence ATGAAAAAGACGATTCACAGAGCCGGGACCCGCGGGTATGCCGATCACGGCTGGCTCCAGACACACCATACCTTCAGTTTTGCCGGATATTACGATCACACACGCGTCCATTTCGGTGCCCTGAGGGTGCTGAACGACGACACGGTAGCCCCGGGCGAGGGCTTCGGGACGCATCCCCACGACAACATGGAGATCGTTTCGATCGTCCTCTCGGGCGCTCTGAAGCACGGCGACAGCATGGGACACATGAAGATTCTCGAGCCGGGCGACATTCAGGTGATGAGCGCCGGAACGGGCATCACGCACAGCGAGATGAACGCCAGCCGCGAGGAGCCGGCGAAATTCCTGCAAATCTGGGTGCTTACCGACGCCGACAACCATACGCCCCGTTACAACCAGATCGAACTGCTGCCCGGCAAGCGCAATGAACTGCGGCTGATCGTAGGCCCTGAGAGCCACGGCAGCGAGCATGTGGGGTGGATTCACCAGAAGGCGTGGTTTTACACGCTGGGCCTCGACGCCGGGCATGAGACCGAGTACCGGATGAACCTCCACGGCAACGGAGCCTACGTCTTCGTGGTCGAAGGCCGGGTCGAGGTGGCCGGCGAGGAGCTTGGGCCCCGCGACGGCATGGGCATCGAGGATGCGGACGATTTTCGGATCAAGGCTTCCGAGGACGCCAAGGTGCTGATTATCGAGGTTCCGATGGAGGTCTGA
- a CDS encoding KamA family radical SAM protein — translation MKQKKMLALTLSQLGLLYRHELPDLAALADASSDGAEFRRHLGEFVDRHAAAESEAAEQIRLLIGYDGQEVYELSTDCQLEVQTLTLLWQFLTGRLANSEMPSDLFVDLFHLFRLLDGAEIPLPSPQRVRSRTERWLSGQDEEVRAIRADNRERMLHLLVQKIENRKSKTPSRYLFAEGMTYDEKYRQVAEWWGDFRFQLAMAVKSPSELNRFLAGSLSSETMYLLSKARKKGMPFFATPYYLSLLDVTGDGYDDAAIRSYILYSPQLVETYGQIRAWEREDVVEAGKPNAAGWLLPDGHNIHRRYPEVAILIPDTMGRACGGLCASCQRMYDFQSERLNFEFEALRPKESWDHKLRRLMNYFEEDTQLRDILITGGDALMSQNKTLRNILEAVYRMANRKRRANAWRPEGEKYAELQRVRLGSRLPAYLPMRVNDELVEILREFREKASAVGVKQFIIQTHFQTPLEVTPEAEEAIRKILSAGWLITNQLVYTVAASRRGHTTRLRQVLNSLGVVCYYTFSVKGFEENRAVFTPNSRSMQEQMEEKIYGHLTAEQASELDALLADGRDTAAKLRRFMRKYRLPFLATDRSVLNLPAIGKSMTFRLVGLTPEGRRILRFDHDRTRRHSPIIDRMGEIFIVENKSVAAYLRQLGKMGEDPEDYASIWAYTRGETEPRFGLYEYPGFGFGVTDRVSNLELEQAQ, via the coding sequence ATGAAGCAAAAGAAAATGCTTGCACTGACCCTTTCCCAGCTCGGACTGCTCTATCGCCATGAGTTACCCGACCTTGCGGCCCTCGCCGACGCCAGCAGCGACGGTGCGGAGTTCCGCAGGCATCTCGGGGAGTTCGTGGACCGGCATGCCGCTGCGGAGAGCGAAGCTGCGGAGCAGATTCGACTGTTGATCGGTTACGACGGACAAGAAGTCTACGAATTATCCACGGACTGTCAGTTGGAAGTACAGACCCTGACGCTGTTGTGGCAGTTCCTTACCGGACGGCTCGCCAATTCCGAGATGCCTTCCGACCTGTTTGTCGATCTGTTCCACCTGTTCCGCCTGCTCGACGGGGCGGAAATCCCGCTGCCTTCGCCGCAGCGCGTGCGCAGCCGCACCGAACGCTGGCTTTCGGGGCAGGACGAGGAGGTGCGGGCGATCCGCGCCGACAACCGTGAACGGATGCTGCACCTGCTGGTGCAGAAGATCGAGAACCGCAAGTCGAAAACCCCGTCGCGCTATCTGTTCGCCGAGGGGATGACTTACGATGAGAAATACCGGCAGGTGGCCGAGTGGTGGGGTGATTTCCGCTTTCAGTTGGCCATGGCCGTGAAAAGCCCTTCGGAGCTGAACCGCTTTCTGGCCGGGTCGCTGTCGTCGGAGACGATGTACCTGCTCTCGAAGGCCCGCAAAAAGGGGATGCCCTTCTTCGCCACGCCCTATTACCTTTCGCTGCTCGATGTCACGGGCGACGGTTACGACGATGCCGCCATCCGCAGTTACATCCTCTATTCGCCGCAACTGGTCGAGACTTACGGACAGATCCGCGCTTGGGAGCGCGAGGATGTCGTCGAGGCGGGTAAACCCAATGCCGCCGGGTGGCTGCTGCCCGACGGACACAACATCCACCGCCGCTATCCGGAGGTGGCGATCCTGATCCCCGACACGATGGGCCGCGCCTGCGGCGGACTGTGCGCTTCGTGTCAGCGGATGTACGATTTCCAGAGCGAACGTCTCAATTTCGAATTCGAGGCGCTGCGTCCCAAAGAGTCGTGGGACCACAAACTGCGCCGGCTGATGAATTATTTCGAGGAGGATACCCAACTGCGCGACATCCTCATCACGGGCGGCGACGCACTGATGAGCCAGAACAAGACCCTGCGAAATATCCTCGAGGCGGTCTACCGCATGGCTAACCGCAAGCGCCGGGCCAATGCATGGCGTCCCGAGGGCGAAAAATATGCCGAACTGCAGCGCGTGCGTCTCGGTTCGCGCCTGCCTGCCTACCTGCCGATGCGCGTAAATGACGAGCTGGTGGAGATCCTGCGCGAATTCCGCGAGAAGGCTTCGGCCGTCGGCGTGAAACAGTTCATCATCCAGACCCATTTCCAGACGCCGCTCGAAGTGACGCCCGAGGCCGAGGAGGCCATCCGGAAGATCCTTTCGGCGGGGTGGCTCATCACCAACCAGTTGGTCTATACCGTGGCCGCTTCGCGCCGCGGGCATACCACACGGCTGCGGCAGGTGCTCAATTCGCTGGGAGTGGTGTGCTATTACACCTTCTCGGTCAAGGGTTTCGAGGAGAACCGCGCGGTCTTTACGCCCAACAGCCGCTCGATGCAGGAGCAGATGGAGGAGAAGATTTACGGACACCTCACTGCGGAGCAGGCTTCGGAACTCGACGCGCTGCTGGCCGACGGGCGCGATACGGCGGCCAAGCTCCGGCGTTTCATGCGCAAATACCGCCTGCCGTTTCTCGCTACGGACCGCAGTGTGCTGAACCTCCCGGCCATCGGCAAGAGCATGACCTTCCGGCTGGTGGGTCTTACGCCCGAGGGGCGGCGCATCCTGCGCTTCGACCACGACCGCACACGCCGCCACAGCCCTATAATCGACCGCATGGGCGAAATCTTCATCGTCGAGAACAAGTCGGTGGCCGCCTATCTGCGTCAGCTCGGCAAAATGGGCGAGGACCCCGAAGATTACGCTTCGATCTGGGCCTATACCCGGGGTGAGACGGAACCCCGTTTCGGACTCTATGAATATCCCGGTTTCGGGTTCGGCGTGACCGACCGGGTGAGCAATCTGGAGCTGGAGCAGGCACAATAA
- the nadB gene encoding L-aspartate oxidase translates to MKTDFLVIGSGAAGLSFALKAAAHGHVTIVTKGEIEECNTNYAQGGICSVTYAPDTFEKHIHDTLVCGAGKCDEKAVELVVRRAPELIRDLIAWGTRFDKTPDGRFELNREGGHSEHRILHHEDLTGAEIERALVESVKSHPNITVLEHHFAIDLLTQHHLGEFVTRHTRGLACFGAYVLNLETNEIETMLSKFTVVATGGCGNVYSTTSNPNVATGDGIAMCHRAKAITENMEFIQFHPTTLYNPGEKPNFLITEAMRGFGAILRLPDGKEFMDKYHPMKSLAPRDVVARAIYREMTKRGSDFVYLDVTHKDPDAVRSHFPNIYEKCRSIGIDITKDWIPVTPAAHYCCGGVKVNTNGETSIKRLYALGETSCTGLHGANRLASNSLIEAVVYADQAARHTAASLEKVDFQEGIPDWDFEGTQHTEEMLMIIQSKREMQTIMSNYVGIVRSNLSLKRAMHRLEILWQETEELYNKTKPNRELCELRNMIAIAYLVIKQGREIKESVGCHYNADYPKE, encoded by the coding sequence ATGAAAACCGACTTTCTGGTTATCGGTTCCGGCGCTGCGGGGCTCTCGTTCGCGCTGAAGGCCGCGGCTCACGGACACGTTACGATCGTCACCAAAGGCGAGATCGAGGAGTGCAACACCAACTATGCCCAAGGCGGCATCTGCTCGGTCACATACGCTCCCGACACCTTCGAGAAGCACATTCACGACACACTGGTCTGCGGAGCGGGCAAGTGCGACGAGAAGGCCGTGGAGCTGGTCGTGCGGCGCGCTCCGGAGCTGATCCGGGACCTCATTGCTTGGGGCACGCGCTTCGACAAGACCCCCGACGGGCGTTTCGAGCTCAACCGCGAGGGCGGACACTCGGAGCACCGCATCCTCCACCACGAGGACCTCACGGGTGCCGAGATCGAGCGGGCGCTCGTGGAGTCGGTGAAGAGCCATCCGAACATCACGGTCCTCGAACACCATTTCGCCATCGACCTGCTGACGCAGCACCATTTGGGCGAGTTCGTCACGCGCCACACACGCGGACTGGCCTGCTTCGGAGCCTATGTGCTGAACCTCGAGACGAACGAGATCGAGACCATGCTGTCGAAATTCACCGTCGTGGCCACGGGCGGGTGCGGCAACGTCTACTCCACCACCTCGAACCCCAACGTCGCCACGGGCGACGGCATCGCCATGTGCCACCGTGCCAAGGCCATCACCGAGAACATGGAGTTCATCCAGTTCCACCCCACGACGCTCTACAACCCCGGCGAGAAGCCCAATTTCCTCATCACCGAGGCCATGCGCGGTTTCGGGGCCATCCTGCGGCTGCCCGACGGCAAGGAGTTCATGGACAAATACCATCCGATGAAATCCCTCGCGCCGCGCGACGTCGTGGCCCGGGCCATCTACCGCGAGATGACCAAGCGGGGTTCGGATTTCGTCTACCTCGACGTGACGCACAAGGACCCCGACGCCGTCCGGAGCCATTTCCCGAACATCTACGAGAAATGCCGCTCGATCGGCATCGACATCACCAAAGACTGGATTCCCGTAACCCCCGCAGCGCACTACTGCTGCGGCGGCGTGAAGGTCAACACCAACGGCGAAACCTCGATCAAGCGGCTCTATGCGCTGGGCGAAACCTCGTGCACGGGACTGCACGGCGCCAACCGGCTGGCCTCGAACTCGCTGATCGAAGCGGTCGTCTACGCCGACCAAGCTGCACGGCACACGGCAGCATCGCTGGAGAAGGTCGATTTTCAGGAGGGCATCCCCGACTGGGATTTCGAAGGCACGCAGCACACCGAGGAGATGCTGATGATCATCCAGTCGAAGCGCGAGATGCAGACCATCATGTCCAACTATGTGGGCATCGTGCGGTCGAACCTCTCGCTCAAGCGCGCCATGCACCGGCTGGAGATACTCTGGCAGGAGACCGAGGAGCTCTACAACAAGACCAAGCCCAACCGCGAGTTGTGTGAACTGCGGAACATGATCGCCATCGCCTATCTGGTCATCAAGCAGGGGCGCGAGATCAAGGAGTCCGTGGGCTGCCACTACAACGCCGATTACCCCAAGGAATAA
- a CDS encoding porin family protein, with translation MKKIFLALTIMLLANAASAQNHEKNILGVRAGLNLSSYSISAGGASISTDSRAAFHVAVVDQILLCNRLPFYLETGLAFSSRGGKVDGASFRPSYLQIPVLVNYHFNIKDIVTIQPFAGLYYGFGIGGKVKAGGEKGDIFGDEGGLKRSDLGVRLGAGVVWNRIYFGLGYDIGCLNLVKESNGEGTLRNNCFSISVGYNF, from the coding sequence ATGAAGAAAATTTTCCTTGCCCTGACCATCATGCTGCTGGCCAATGCCGCCTCGGCACAGAATCACGAAAAGAACATTCTGGGCGTCCGTGCCGGCCTGAACCTGTCGAGTTACTCGATTTCAGCCGGAGGTGCTTCGATAAGCACCGACTCGCGGGCTGCGTTCCATGTCGCCGTAGTCGACCAAATCCTGCTCTGCAACCGGCTGCCGTTCTACCTCGAAACAGGACTCGCCTTCTCGAGCCGCGGCGGTAAAGTCGACGGCGCGAGTTTCCGTCCCTCCTACCTGCAGATTCCCGTGCTGGTAAACTACCACTTCAATATCAAGGACATCGTTACGATCCAGCCGTTCGCGGGTCTTTACTACGGATTCGGCATCGGCGGCAAAGTGAAAGCAGGCGGCGAGAAGGGTGACATCTTCGGCGACGAAGGCGGACTGAAACGTTCCGATCTGGGCGTGCGTCTGGGCGCCGGCGTCGTCTGGAACCGCATCTATTTCGGATTGGGTTACGACATCGGCTGCCTGAATCTGGTCAAGGAGAGCAACGGCGAAGGCACGCTGCGCAACAACTGCTTCTCGATCAGCGTCGGATATAATTTCTGA
- a CDS encoding GDP-L-fucose synthase family protein, with protein sequence MEKSAKIYVAGHRGMVGSAIVRELQRQGYTNIVTRTHRELDLTRQDAVERFFAEEKPEYVFLAAAKVGGIEANQSALADFMYENMILEMNVIHAAWQNGCKKLEFLGSSCIYPRMAPQPMKESCLLTSELEKTNEAYALAKISGLKYCEYLNRQYGTNYISVMPTNLYGPNDNYHPTHSHVLPALIRRFHEAKEQKLPYVTCWGDGSPLREFLYVDDLANLCVFLMNNYSGNETVNAGTGKELSIKELTGLVAKVIGYGGEIRWDTSKPNGTPRKLLDVSKAAALGWTYKTELEEGIRLSYRDFLENPMRAER encoded by the coding sequence ATGGAAAAGAGTGCTAAAATATACGTCGCCGGGCATCGGGGCATGGTCGGATCGGCGATCGTGCGTGAGTTGCAGCGGCAGGGATATACGAATATCGTTACCCGTACGCATCGGGAGCTGGACCTTACGCGTCAGGACGCTGTCGAACGATTTTTCGCCGAAGAGAAGCCGGAGTATGTCTTTCTGGCGGCGGCGAAAGTCGGTGGTATCGAGGCCAACCAGAGTGCTCTGGCGGACTTCATGTACGAGAATATGATCCTTGAGATGAATGTTATCCATGCGGCGTGGCAGAACGGCTGTAAGAAGCTGGAATTCCTCGGCTCTTCGTGCATCTATCCGCGCATGGCACCTCAGCCGATGAAGGAGTCGTGTCTGCTGACCTCGGAACTCGAAAAAACGAACGAGGCGTATGCGCTGGCAAAGATCTCGGGACTGAAGTACTGCGAGTATCTCAACCGCCAGTATGGCACGAATTATATCAGCGTAATGCCGACCAATCTTTATGGGCCGAACGATAACTACCATCCGACGCACAGCCATGTGCTGCCGGCACTGATCCGCCGTTTCCATGAAGCCAAGGAACAAAAACTGCCATATGTCACCTGCTGGGGCGACGGGAGTCCGTTGCGCGAGTTCCTCTATGTGGATGACCTCGCCAACCTGTGCGTATTCCTGATGAACAATTACAGCGGCAACGAGACGGTCAATGCCGGGACGGGTAAGGAACTTTCGATCAAGGAACTGACGGGACTCGTGGCGAAAGTGATCGGTTACGGCGGAGAGATTCGGTGGGACACCTCGAAACCCAACGGTACGCCCCGCAAACTGCTGGATGTGTCGAAGGCTGCGGCGCTCGGCTGGACTTACAAAACCGAACTGGAGGAGGGTATTCGTCTGTCGTATCGGGATTTTCTGGAAAATCCCATGCGAGCCGAACGATAA